Below is a window of Mus caroli chromosome 2, CAROLI_EIJ_v1.1, whole genome shotgun sequence DNA.
TTTGCTTGCATATGAATTCGTAAGCCTAAAGTTGAAATAGCGCCAATTAAATAGTATTAGTGTTTctctattaaaataatataaagttgTTTCTGAAGGTAGCAGAAAATGATTAAGTTGGCTAGTTGATACAGAgaacattacagaagaaaaggcaaaaggagTGGAAGTTCCAGAGGCAGTAGATGACTACTAGGAAACTATGTCTTTTGGATATAGCAGTGGAGctatacatatgaactcacagtggttaGGACAGCATGCACAAGATATGTGCAAGTTCAGGTTCAAGATAGACCAAATAATAGCAGGAAGTGGGTAGTCCGGCTTGAAATCCCACCTCTAGACAAAAAGCTATTGGCAATCCCTAGGTGCTATGAGAGGAAGCGTCAATTTTTTCTAAGAGTTCAGCACGTTATAAGTAGGTCATACATTAGTGGAGGGTCACACATCCACTAATAGCTTATGGTACAAATTGGACTTTGtgaatttagaaacaaaacaaagaaaaacaaagagggcagggggtgggagagatgactcagtggctaataGTATTGTGTATTTTTCTAGGAGATTCAGGTTCAAATGCTAATACCCATATGGTGGCCTAAAACACTTCTTGGTTCTGGTCTCAGAGAatctgtttaaaaatttaaaaatttttaaaatctttctatgtatttttgttgtttgtttgtttttgtttttgtttcgagacagagtttctcttttaaccctggctgtcctggaactcactctgtagaccaggctaacctcgaactcagagaactgcctgcctctgcctcccaagtgcagggattaaatgcatgtgccaccactgcccagcttctatgtactttttaagttaaaattttagtGTTCTCacttttttataaagatttaattttatttattttatatgtatgagtacactgtagctgtcttcagacacaccagaaaaggacatcagatcccattacagatggttgtgagccaccatatggttgctgggaattgaactcaggacctctggaaaagcaatcagtgctcttaaccactgagccatctgaccagcccAGTGTTCTCACTTATAAACATCCTTGGTaacaaatatcttttaatattcaTATCATTGATTGTGAAAATTGAGCTTCAagagaatttagaaaatatttccaagTCACAAGTTGGGAGGGCTTGACACAACACGCTACTGTATCTCTTTCTGCTGTACATCTGAAAGGGAAATGCTTGAATTCTACTTCTTTTTCTATCACTTATGACTTAGGATCCTGTATAACTTAACTTCTCTTGCTGTACTTTGATATTTTAGAGAGTATCCTTAACACTTAATGCAAAGGTAAAGATTTTATTACTAAGCTGAAATCTTCTGATAAAACATTGGTAACCAATATTTCAGTAATATCAACAGCTTCTTCTCAGCCTTGTTCCAGGATTCATCCTTGCTGTCTTCCTGTGCTGGCATGTTGCTTTGGTCTTGTGCATCTGACTTCTATGACCTCTTTGCATCTGGCTTTTAAAAGTTGCTTTCCTCTCATGATCTCATTTGTCATCCTATTACTGTAAAATCTATACTACTTCCTGTGTAGCTGTACCCTTTGCATGCCCTGTTTTCCCACTTACGGGGACTGTATTACAGTAGACTGTGTACTGTGACCTAGAAAGTCATGCCTGTGCTCTAATCTCCACCACCTCTGAATTGAACATGTTGGGAAATAATGTTCCTGCAAACACAATTAAACTAATCATTTAAAAGTGATATCATCTTGGATTTAGAGTGGGTTCCAAACCCAATGACTCAAGCcctttcaagaaaaataaataaatgaaaaaaggggGAGCAAGAAGACACAGGATAGAGCGATACGATAACAGAATGATGTACTTACAAACCAAAGATGTTAATTACCAGAAAGTAGGAGACATGTGAAACCTTCAGAAGAAGTCAACCCTTTGAAGCCTAGTTTTACATTAGCAGTTATGGTAGTAATTTGTAACAACATACATAGGAAGAAATATAAGATTACTATggctagatttctttctttctttctttctttctttctttctttctttctttctttctgactatGTCACCTGTAAGAGGAAACTATGAAGACTCCCTACGCTCAAAACTTGCTTCTTTCAGTGGTCTATATCTGTTCCTTCTGAGAATCTTTCTAGCTTATGTAAGTATAAATAATTCAGAAACTGCAAGGGCACCTTACAGTAGTTACTGTTACCGATGACTTACAAACATCAGTTAATGTATCATTCCAACACTCCTAAGTGTGTGAATCTCCATACACCTACCACCTCTTTGACATATTCCTGTCATCATGTCATTGAAGATTTCTACTGCATTTACTCGATAAATCAGAAATATTTCCCTTCTTCCCagcataaatcaaaacaaaaacaagatcaGGCAAAAAGTGTCAAGTAATTTCTGTCCCTCATCTCTAGCTCAGTTCCTTCAAGTAACCTGGGTAGATATCTGTCATTCCTATTAGAAACGTAACTGTAATCTTGAATCTCTGTCTAGTTTGGTCAGTATTTATATCCAATCATACCTCTTCTCTACTCAACTGAACCTCACCACCAGCACTTACAATATATCACAGCCAATTTAGAATCAACTCTGTCTTGGATATTACTTCTTTTGCCCCTCCTGGAATGATAATGTCTAGCATAGTTTACAATGCCCTCAAAGTTGTTTGCTCCTTATCTGCCCCCAACCCTTGATTTCTCATGTTTGTAATGTGAGTGGCTCTCCAGAGTTTTAATTCCGGGATTAAATCCAGAACCTTGTGCATGCAAAACAAATGCTTACCACGGAGTTACATCAAACTTCCAAATGATATGCTCTtataggagatttttttttcatactcaGTCAGGCTCACCTATTTTATGATTTCCTCATAGGAGTTTTCTTAAAATCATAGAAGCTTTCAGAGACATCTGCATTTCCTTGTAGAGTGATTGGATAGTATCTGTCTCGTTCTCCATTATATGCTCATTTTGTGGTCAACTCTGAAgcctctcaaaacaaaataaatgactgTTAAGCAAATGCTGTTGAATCAATGGGCAGAACGCGTTTTCTGTATGTTAACAACCATGAACACAACGATCTATACCTTGACAATCATAAAGTTTTGATCTAAAGGGATTCTTGAAAGTTGctacttttatttcaaaaatggCAATTGGAAACTTGATTCAGATATGCTACTGTGGTGCTGGGTTGGTTATTTGTCTGTTTTCCAGTGTCAACCTGCTTCCTGCAATGGGTGTGAAGAAAGAAACTGTGATTCTTTATGGGATGCTGCTAATTTGCAGAAAGATGCAAAACTCAGAACTTCCTGTATAATTTTAACTGAGAAATATCTTACCACTTGTGAACAGATTCGTGATAGAAGCTATTATTCAAAAACCAATTTTGTTGACCAGTTCTTTTGTTACATGCTTCTGCTACTCtcacagatatttgtgttttgaATAAGAGGAATCTTTCACTCTTAATAACTTACAGCTGGTCCATGATTCAAAACTCAGAAAAGAGGTTGCCAAGCTGTGTTGAGGAAGAGCCTCAATTTAATTCCTAAGGGCTTTGAGATTCAATGTTTTTGGAGGGTTACTAGTTTATTGAGCCAAGAATTACATTTTTTGCTGGAGGTCTAGTCCCATAGATGAAGTAAACCTAGAATTCACTTAATTATTAGTTGTATGTGAAGTTGGGTATCTCAGGAAAATAGAATACCAAATATATCTTAGGAATgtatacagaagaaaaattataattaagaCAGACTTATAAATGAGAAAGTGATTTCTTCTGCTGGTTCTGTTAAAATGCCGTGGCAAATTGAGTCTAAGACAAAATACAGAGGTCTAGCTCTGACATTCTTCACCTATCCAGTCCAACTACTTGAACTCTCCATTTCATTCTGCTACTAATCTTCCATGGCCACAGCaatttgagaattctcttttctcttcagagTGTGGGGGATTTCTGACATCatgataaatttaaaagtataaattagATAAAAGTGTTTGTTCTTACTCCTATCATGAGATTTAGATCTAGTTAACCTTTTAACTCCCTCCAATATAATGCTTATGCATACAGTAGGGCAACTTTCAGTATTATTTTGGGGGGctcaaagataattttattataaatagaaGCACCTTGGGAATACACCATGTAAATCTCAGCTGCTGCTGTGGGAAGAGGAATGGAAAgtggagggaaaaaagaagaatcaTGTGATTGAGTTCCCATGGAGCTCCTCCAGCACGGCAGCCAGCCACAAAGTGGAAAGTGAGGctccagaggggaaaaaaaaaaaaagaagcccatgGTATCAAAAAGTTCTGGGCAgtatccaaaagaaaaagacaaagatgaagaaaagtgTGGGTAGACATAGTGCATCTGAAGGCAAATTCATGATACCTTGTAAGGACAGACAAATATCTTTCTCTAGGATTTCTGACTCTCCCCTGATAGAGCCATaatgagaaagcagaaaagagactGTGTAAGTCTATGGAAGATGCTGTCCAGTAGAAATATGAGAAGTAGCATGACCAGAAGGGTTATTTTCCTTTGGtgtgaatggaaagaaaagattGAAAATTAGTAGCCATTGCCAAAGCCTCACCTTTACAAATCCATGTCTCCAAAGATACATACTTGCTATGGTCAAAGTACCTTCATACCATATCCCTACTGCTCATGTGCTGTTTCTTcatagataattatttttaataaattaaaagactACTAAacgcagagaggagagggagccGGAGATGCCAGACGCTTGGTTCTGAGGAGTGATTTGCAACGCAATGGAGCGAGGAAGGGATCGCTTACACTTGAGAAGAACTACTGAACAGCACGTACCAGAGATCGAGGTCCAGGTCAAACGTCGAAGGACAGCCTCACTGAGCAACCAAGAGTGTCACTTGTACCCACGACGTTCTCAGCAACAGCAAGTTCCTGTGGTGGATTTCCAGGCAGaactaagacaggcattcttAGCTGAGACACCAAGAGGTGGTTAAAGCAGTATTGCAACTTCAAGGTGGTGGAATTCAAGGAAAACAGGACCCATCCACTGTTTGTGAAACTTTGGTCAAGCTTACTTGTTTGTTAATAGCCTGTATCGAACCTTTATTTATAGCCCTTCCCCGAGTATTAAGGATCTTGAAATTTTAGTGTTGACAACGGCTATTGTGGAACAGCAATCATGACTGTGGGTAAGAGTAGCAAGATGCTGCAGCACATTGACTATAGAATGAGATGTATCCTGCAAGATGGGAGAATCTTCATTGGCACCTTTAAGGCTTTTGACAAGCATATGAATTTAATCCTCTGTGATTGTGATGAGTTCAGGAAGATCAA
It encodes the following:
- the LOC110289416 gene encoding SNRPN upstream reading frame protein — its product is MERGRDRLHLRRTTEQHVPEIEVQVKRRRTASLSNQECHLYPRRSQQQQVPVVDFQAELRQAFLAETPRGG